TGTCGGTTTGGGCCCATAGCGTAGTGTGAAATACGATCAGTAAAAACACGGTTCTTTTCATAAATCTTAAATAGTGGAATTCGGCGTCCTACTTCCGGTTCATTGATTTGCTGCCTATTTTTTTGCCTCTTTTTCGCCTTCTTCAGGGTAAATATCAGCCAGATAATCAGGCGGGAAGCCGTTGAGTTGCCGCCAGATCTCCCACCAGATAGGTACATCCTTCAGCATTACAAAGCCATTGACACCCGAACCGATGCGAAGCTGATCGGGCCATTGTTCGTTCTCATTCCCTGTATGGTCAGACCGAATGAGCAGTCGGTATTGGCCGTTTTTGCTGTTGACCCGGTCAATGATGGCTACCGTGCCGCCGAAGGTCCCGACCGAAGTGCCGGGCCATCCCGAAAACTGCAACGCCGGCCAACCGTCAAATTCCAGCCGGACGTGCCGCCCGGGGTTAATGAGTGATAGATCCATGGCTTTTACGTACAGTTCCACCGCCAATTCGGGTTGGCGCGGTTGAAGGGTAATGATTGACTCGCCTTCTTTGATAGTTTCACCAATACCGGCTTTCAGGGATTTGACTACGTACCCATCCTGAGGCGAGCGGACCACGTATTGGTCGCGCCGAATGCGGATATTTTCGTATTTATTTTGGAGTTTTGAAAGTTCCGATTCTCCGTCAGCTACGCTTGATAAGGCTGTACTGCGGTCAGAAAATGCCTTGGCAATGTCTTTTCGGTAGTCGGCTTCCACCGAACTCAATTCAATGCGTGCATTGATGAGTTCATTGCGTGAAATACTGAGTTTTTGTGTTTGGGCAACCATTTTTGCCTGGTCTTCCTGAAATTTAAGCCGTCGGGTTTCGGCATCTACCAACGAGATCGTCCCTTCTTTATACATCACTTCAGCCCGGTCAAGTCGCTCTTTGGCGATCTGTAGATTTCGATTTACCGCCACCATGTCGGCACTGTCGCTGCGCACTTTCATCTGTGCCTGAATGAGTTTGTTGCGGGCTTTTTCCAAACTGAACTGCAACCCCTGCCGCAGGGCAGAAATTTGATTGTCGGTGGCTTCGATTTTGGCTTTGTAGGCGGCAATTCCATCGATTTTGGCCTGAATCTGTTCCTGTGTTCGGACCAGCACCTGCGGATCAAAATAGTCATCCTTTATTTCCGTAATCACCAAAATGGTGTCTCCTTTTTTGACATAATCACCTTCCCTGACGTTCCAGCGCAGAATCTGTCCCGCCACGGCATTTTGAATGTTTTGGGGCCGGTCCTGTGGGGTAAGGGCGGTCACGTAGCCTTTGCCGTTGATATTCTGCTGCCACGGTAAAAACATTACCAACAGCAGACCAATGACAATGCCGGAAATCCAACGGTAAACGATTTTGGCCGTTTTGGGAGAATGAAGCGTATTAAGAGAGTTTACTTCTTTTTCGATGGAGGGTACGTTGACCCGATGATTTGATAAATTCAACATAATAAATGCTAAGTTAAACCGGCTGCTTAGTTTTCAGGTAATGAAAGGTGCTTCAACACGCTTTTGTATGGGCCTTCTGCAATGATATGACCTTCACTCATGACAACGACCCGATCGCAGGCATCCATAAACTCCGGCTCATTGGATAAGACCAGCAGCGTCCAGGCATTGGCCGGGTCTGTCAGCAGGTCAATGATGCGCAGGCGCTCATTGCGCTCAATTTCGCGGAGGGCGTCGGTGTAAAGCATAAGTTTAGGTTGGGTCAGCAAACAGCGCGCCAAAGCGATCTTCGTCACAAAACTTAATGAGAAACGCCGCCCGCCCGAAATAATCGGCGTGTTGAGCCCTTCGGGAAGCTTTGCGATCTCGTCCGTAAGATTCAGTCGATCCAGGGCCTCGTGCAGTTGTTCCAGCGTAATACCTCCGCGTCCCATTGTCAGATTTTCCAGAATAGTACCGTCAAAGATCTCCTGATTGGGGAAATTCATGCTAACGTGGCAGCGCAACAGATTCATGTCCAGATCACGCAGGGAGATACCGTTATACAGAATACTCCCCTCGTAGCCGGTCAGGATGCCCGACAGTACTTTGAAAAGTGTATGCTTGCCGGACCCGTTTTGCCCGGTCACACATATTCGCTCCCCCGGCTTTACGTTTAGGTGGATGTCAGTAAGCGCCGGTTTGGGTGAGCTTTCATAGCTGTAGTTTACCCCCCCGACCTTAAGCGTCATTCCTTCCTGTGGCGTACTGAATTTAAAACCACCGTCTTTTTCGAGCGGGAGGTCACTGACATACCCCAATTTATCCACGGCCGTAAGCAGGTCAAATACAACGTCAATGCTTAAAAAGAGTTTCTCAACGGCTCCCGTCAACAACACAATAACGATTTCAGAAGCGACAAACTGTCCGAGAGATATTTGACGATTGACCAGCAGGTAGGTTCCTAAAACCAACAAACCGCCGATTACCAATACTTTAAAAATCAGTGCATAATAATAAAATCCCTGCAAAATTTTGAAGTGCTTGGTGCGGTACGTAAGGTAATTGGTCACCAGACCGTCCATTCGTTGGATGGGCAGATTGGTGGCACCGGCAGTTTTAAACGAAAAGAGAGTTCCTGCCATACCTTCGAGCCACGCTACCACGCGGTACTTGTACTTTGATTCTTTGATGCTCGTTTCCATGCCTTTACGGCCGTTGAGACGCACAATCAAAAAGAAAATGAAAAGTACAAAGAAACTGAAGGCAATAAAGAACGGATGATAAAACGACAACAGTAAGAGTCCGAAAATGATCTGCAGTACCGCACCTGTGAGGTCTATCAAAAATTTAGGTAAGGATTTTTGGACCGTCAGTACATCGAAGAAGCGGTTCATGAGTTCCGTTGGGTTATCATGATTCAACCCTTCAAAGTTGAGACGCGGAACGCGGTAGGTAAACTCAAAGGCCGCTTTGGCGAAAATGCGCATTTGGAGAGTTTCTACCAGTGTGACCTGAATGATCTGCATGATTCCGCTGCTGACCAAGCCCAACACCACCAATCCCATCAATACATAGACCGAACTGAAAATAGAGCCGCTGGAAACCAGCGTGAAAATAGCCTGAACACCCAGTGGCAAAATCAGGCTGATGAGTCCTACCACTACGGCATAAAAATAAATATACCCTATGTCTTT
Above is a window of Runella slithyformis DSM 19594 DNA encoding:
- a CDS encoding peptidase domain-containing ABC transporter, which produces MNSNYIQQIIEQLVVATGQPVVGHKNKVDLVEQWSTYTAKDIDRFIEELSHTARLNDLTIIINHCTVEKFGTLINSSAYPVLYFEQLTLGLTPIIGGCNFQGHKIAWSPVITYEPAEDISITNPLLFKDHPDPAKNGQVLYITAFPMQPLVSDDSSLRQAEQENITPLQRLLRLLRNEHKDIGYIYFYAVVVGLISLILPLGVQAIFTLVSSGSIFSSVYVLMGLVVLGLVSSGIMQIIQVTLVETLQMRIFAKAAFEFTYRVPRLNFEGLNHDNPTELMNRFFDVLTVQKSLPKFLIDLTGAVLQIIFGLLLLSFYHPFFIAFSFFVLFIFFLIVRLNGRKGMETSIKESKYKYRVVAWLEGMAGTLFSFKTAGATNLPIQRMDGLVTNYLTYRTKHFKILQGFYYYALIFKVLVIGGLLVLGTYLLVNRQISLGQFVASEIVIVLLTGAVEKLFLSIDVVFDLLTAVDKLGYVSDLPLEKDGGFKFSTPQEGMTLKVGGVNYSYESSPKPALTDIHLNVKPGERICVTGQNGSGKHTLFKVLSGILTGYEGSILYNGISLRDLDMNLLRCHVSMNFPNQEIFDGTILENLTMGRGGITLEQLHEALDRLNLTDEIAKLPEGLNTPIISGGRRFSLSFVTKIALARCLLTQPKLMLYTDALREIERNERLRIIDLLTDPANAWTLLVLSNEPEFMDACDRVVVMSEGHIIAEGPYKSVLKHLSLPEN
- a CDS encoding HlyD family secretion protein; this translates as MLNLSNHRVNVPSIEKEVNSLNTLHSPKTAKIVYRWISGIVIGLLLVMFLPWQQNINGKGYVTALTPQDRPQNIQNAVAGQILRWNVREGDYVKKGDTILVITEIKDDYFDPQVLVRTQEQIQAKIDGIAAYKAKIEATDNQISALRQGLQFSLEKARNKLIQAQMKVRSDSADMVAVNRNLQIAKERLDRAEVMYKEGTISLVDAETRRLKFQEDQAKMVAQTQKLSISRNELINARIELSSVEADYRKDIAKAFSDRSTALSSVADGESELSKLQNKYENIRIRRDQYVVRSPQDGYVVKSLKAGIGETIKEGESIITLQPRQPELAVELYVKAMDLSLINPGRHVRLEFDGWPALQFSGWPGTSVGTFGGTVAIIDRVNSKNGQYRLLIRSDHTGNENEQWPDQLRIGSGVNGFVMLKDVPIWWEIWRQLNGFPPDYLADIYPEEGEKEAKK